The sequence GATCAAGAACAGTTTTAACCCTGAGGCACAGGTCTTCATGCCCATCAGCGAGCCTCCATCTGGGGCCTCGCCCACGTCcagctccccctcccctccctttggCCAGTCGGCCTCGGTCAGCCCCACCTTCATGCCACGCTCCACCCAGCCTTTAACCTTCACCACTGCCACCTTTGCCGCCACCAAGTTCGGCTCCACCAAAATGAAGAGCAGTGGCCGCAACGGCGGTGGCGGCGCTGGCAGCGGCAAGGTGGCCCGCACCTCTCCCACCAACCTGGGCCTGAATGTGAACAACCTGCTGAAGCAGAAAGCCATTTCCACGTCCATGCACTCGCTCTACGGCCTCGGCCTGGGTGCGccgcagcaacagcagcagcagcagcagcagcagcagcagcccaagCCCTCCGCCCTCTCCCCCAACGCCAAGGAGTTTGTGTTCCCCAGCCTGCAGGGCCAGGGCAGCCCAAGCGCAGTGTTCCCTGGGGACGGCTCCCTTAGCCTGGGTCCTCTCCCATACAACAATGCCTTTGACGTTTTCGCGGCCTACGGGGGCCTCAACGAGAAGTCCCTCATGGATGGCTTGAATTTCAGCTTGAACAACATGCAGTATTCTAACCAGCAATTCCAGCCAGTCATGGCCAACTAGGAAAAtaaaatgggggaaaaaaagtgaacGACCAGAAATGTGAGGGGAAAACGCACATTTGGGGAAGaataaaagagaaacaaaaatgaggaaaaaaatgGATAAAGCTACATGTCAACTGTAAAGTCCCAGTGTACCAGTCCAAGCGCATGAGCCCAAGGGTGATTTACTTTTTGCCCCCTTGAGtttattttctctgtttttgttttttttattttttttttacgatgAAAAGCTTGTAGTACAACATGTTCAAGCTTGGTTACCTAAACTCAAActcaatgcattttttttatttctttcttttgccaACCAAGCACAAAATTATTTTTATGGACTGTTTTACGGTATCTctataaagaagaaaaaaaaaacttgtcatGGCCTCTTACAGTATTTAAGACATAGCTGGACAGccaattttttttgtcaaaagatTGGCATCAATAAGTGGGATTTCCTGGTCTTTTTTCTAATTGTATAATTTAATTTAGTACAGAGTTTGTAAAATATCAGAGTATATATTGTTTCTACGACATGGTATTGCATTTATATCTTTTTACTACTCCAGTGATCTGTGATGGCTGCCTCAGCTTTACgttatctctttttttattgaaattgTAAAATGAATCCATCTTTAAAAACATCGAAGATTGTGTACAGAATATTCCATAGTGGTGAAAAATGTAAGAATATTTgcttttttgaaaaaaaaagaagaaaacataagagttgtattttctgtttaagagtTTAAAGATTTTTGCTATATTATGGACAAAATGTAATCGTATATTAATTTTGTACCTACATTGTGCAATACTTGATAAAAACAAACGGTATAACAAAGTATTTGGAGTCAGTGTCTTACATGTTAAGAGGGACTGATCGTTTATTAAGTTTGTATTAAAATGCTTGAAAATATTTTCTTGTCTTAATCTTTTCATTTTCTACATCGCCACTTGAATGCTGCTAAGCGTAATAGCAGATGCTCTACATCTCTTTTCAGTGACGAGCTTCTTTTCTCCAACAATATCTTTTTTAAGAGAAAGTTCTAGGATGTGGTGAATAATATACAAAATGCTGTCTAATGGAAGAACCAAAGCCCAGTAATTGGAACTGGTGCATCAGGCTCCCTTTAGTTTTCACAAATGATTACAGGGACCCTGGTGTGGTCATTCTGTAtaccagcttttttttttttcgttttccaAGAAACTCTGCCTAGAGGGAAAAACATGTTGAGCAATAACTGAGCCATTATTTCAGATGATTACCACTTATTTTGATGGAGTGCCCCCCCCCGACGATAGTTAAGCACTCATGCACTCGTGTTGATGCAAGGTGGTGTGGAAACCCTGTTGCAAGTGAATGCCTGGTCTGGAGTGACGTATTGTGACTGGTAGGGCCCATTTGTCTCTGGCTAATGGCGGAGGTGTCCTTGTCGAAGGTTCAGCCTTGGGATGCCGGAGCAAATGGTCATGGGGATGTCTTTCAGGGATTAACGCCGTTCGCTACAGCCTAATCTGTTTGGGATTCACTCGAGCAGTTCTGGTTTCAGTTGGGATGTCACAGCGAGGCCCGGGAATTGATGAGTGTGCTGAGCCTGGttaggggaggaggaggaggaatggcGAGCGGGGTGGGGTGTCACTGTGCGCTGGTCACGGCCTCATTGAAGTGATACAGCCCTCTGggccctttctccctctcggcTGTGAAAACAGGTGGAGCTGGCTGCCTAAATGAGCAGACAAGGTGTTATGCAAATGTCAAGCATCTCGGTGAAAGTGTTTAATGGCTTTCCAAGCAGGCTATTTTTAGCCTGTGGTTAAGTTGATTGAACAATGACAACTGGGGAGAAATGACGTCACAGATGAGTTAACCCACCAACGCATTTCCTTTGCCTCCCAATACATGGTGTCTGTGCCAAGTAAAGTGCCCCaccgcccacccacccactcccctTAAGGTCTTAATTAGACACGGCTAAAAGCCTCTGTATTGTCCAAGGGGGAAAATGGCATGTTTTTTAGCACTAAACAAGGAACACTCATACAGTACAAGGCAATCAGACACCATCAAACTGTTGGCGTCAGCAATGTCATTTGCAGGACAAGCGGGCACAGCGTCAGTTCTGTGGTGCAAAGGACTATTTTTAACGGCCAATTTCTGTGCCGGCGAAATGTCTTTATTTCATTAATCTTCTTCATCATTACTGCAGTCTGTGCATGTTTTATGAACTGGCCGGACATCTCTGCTGCTGGGGCCGCCTCATTTCCATTTGCCAAAGGAAATGAGAGCTCAGATCCAGCGAGATGTCCTTAAAAGGGTGCTTAACACAGATCCTATACCTCATGCCACAACAAGATTTAAGCCCTCTATGTGGGCAATGTGCCATGTGATAGTGTGACGTTACAGTGCAAtgtacagagagacacatgttTGGTCCTCAAGCGTCAAGAGACATGAAAGCCTGTTTTACTTCTGAGTGTGTCCATCTGTTTATGTCCTTTTTATATTTTCCAGAATGGTTTAGTAGTGAAGGCGTCACACTACGGTCACCTGAGCCCAGACATTCAAGGGCAAAGCTGTGCAGGTAAAATGCACTGTGTACTGTTATGATTGGCCTGAGGTATGCAGCAGTTAGGTCAAaccagcacacaacagaaacgGCATGTTTTAGgaaggactctctctctgtgttaagTCAGGATAGACTGTGTTTTGGAAACAGTAAGGGGACATACTGTTCAAACTACTACCATTATTCATGGTTGCTTTGTATGCTTcccttatctctctttcactctctctcaaacacgtgcgcacacacacacacaaacacacacacacgcacgcacacacacacacgcacacaaagctgGAACCTTGCCAAAACAGGGCGACAGAAGTGAGGAGCTGCAGTGTTCTTATTGTAGCTTGGCTCCAGACTCTgatcccctcctccactccttacCCGTGGGACAAACCCAGAGCAAAcatgcctctctttttctcttcctctctctctctctctctctctctctctctgtcatgtctcTCTTGCTATAATTTGATTAATGATATTGTGGGGTTTGCTAATATTTTGGGggtaaggggtgtgtgttgtcGTGTGAGGTCTCGCCATATCAGGACCAGCCTGATGCATGCACCATCTCACCCatcaccgcccccccccccccccacagagcATGCTGGCTTCTGATAccacagcacggcacagcacacagcaggggtggggggggggggacccagACAAGGGATTGGACTAAGAAATGTAAGTCTCTCTAGCCTGACCTCTATCTCAGAACAGAAGCATATTATAGGGGTTCTCCCCAGAGCTGGGCCCCCTGAATCTCTTCTGCCcccaagcaccccccccccgaCGATAGTTAAGCACTCATGCACTCGTGTTGATGCAAGGTGGTGTGGAAACCCTGTTGCAAGTGAATGCCTGGTCTGGAGTGACGTATTGTGACTGGTAGGGCCCATTTGTCTCTGGCTAATGGCGGAGGTGTCCTTGTCGAAGGTTCAGCCTTGGGATGCCGGAGCAAATGGTCATGGGGATGTCTTTCAGGGATTAACGCCTTTCGCTACAGCCTAATCTGTTTGGGATTCACTCGAGCGGTTCTGGTTTCAGTTGGGATGTCACAGCGAGGCCCGGGAATTGATGAGTGTGCTGAGCCTGGttaggggaggaggaggaggaatggcGAGCGGGGTGGGGTGTCACTGTGCGCTGGTCACGGCCTCATTGAAGTGATACAGCCCTCTGggccctttctccctctcggcTGTGAAAACAGGTGGAGCTGGCTGCCTAAATGAGCAGACAAGGTGTTATGCAAATGTAAAGCATCTCGGTGAAGCATCCCCCCCCCGACTCTTCATAGGACCGtcacagccctcacacacacacatcaccatcgCTAGGCAACAACACAAGTCGGCAGTGGGCACTGCCAGCTCTCTTCATGAGAGCCCCATCATCATCGCTCCTGCATTGCATCCCACTGGGTGAGTCAGCGGACGCCACGTCACAGTCGCCTGCCAGCCGCCAGTACAACAGGAGAACAGCAGTGAGGCCGCGGCGCGAGAGATGAGGGTCGAAGCTCACATGTTTTTCATGGTGAGTTCTCCCGCCAGCACCATAGCAACCGCTTCTGGAGCCTCTGACAGGCAGGGAGGTGTCCTTGGAGATGAAAAGTCTTGATGGTTTGCAGCTAAGTAGGTTATAGACAGGAGTGTTTGAATTGATCTGGATTTTTTTCTTCCACCTTAAGGAAATGATTGCCTTTAAAGGGATACTGATACATTTCAGGCTCTGTTATGATGTTGTTCAAGACAGTCTCTGCATGAGATGaaatcatttgtcatttgtgagCGCTGCTTGTTGTCCTTAGAATAGGTGAGTTTAACTGGTAACAGCTCTCAGCTGGGTTAATTATTTGGGTATGGTCATCAAAGGCCTGATCCCAAATCATTCGAGTCAGCTTGGTGCTTGATGAACACAGGCCTCGGCCTCTTTCAAACAGTCCAGTTCTGCTTATCTCCTGCTAATGCCACATAAGCTAGTGCAGAAAATAGAGATGGCCAGGCCTCATAAACTTTCTTTTGATAAAGCGTTACCACTTTGGCCTGATGCTTATGATTTAAGCAGCCTGATGCTTGTAATTTATTTAGCCTTCTCTGTTAAAACATTTCAGGATTTAGAGATGCTTGACAAGGTGTAGTGATTTTCATGGACCAGCTTTTCTGCCGGAACATGATTAGACAAAGCGGGTGGAAATGCCTGCGGGTTGGGAGAGACCCCGTCCACATGACAATGGTGAGTTTGTCTGAAgcgttttgttgtgtttttttttccgccCTTTCGTCCACACGATAACAGCATTTTACAACGCTGTGTAGACAGTGGAATACTGAACCTTTTGAAAAAGATGACGACATGAGCCcaactttatccaatcacgtTTCAATCTCTGCTTCAGCTTCACTCTGAGATCCGCCCTCCAAAACCTTCACCACATCCTCAGTTGCAATaaatagaaaatgtatttttgatTGTCAGAAACAACATGGTAATCAGACAATCTGTACTATTTCTTTGAAGAGGATGTAATCCATCGGAAACATCAGCAGCCAAAGCCTTGCgtgggtttgtttgatataaCGTGACTATATGCCAGCGACTTTAATCAGAGTAAGTTCACTTCACTGGGGAAGTTCTTTTTGCCCAAACCACgttgttctctctgttcattcTGTGGAAATAAAGACAGCCCCTCAGAAAAACCCGACACATCTTCTGGGAGTGGGAGGACG is a genomic window of Clupea harengus chromosome 1, Ch_v2.0.2, whole genome shotgun sequence containing:
- the tob1a gene encoding protein Tob1a, whose translation is MQLEIQVALNFIISYLYNKLPRRRVNIFGEELERQLKQKYEGHWYPDKPYKGSGFRCIHVGEKVDPVVEQAAKESGLDIEDVRNNLPQDLSVWIDPFEVSYQIGEKGPVKVLYVDDSNDNGLELDKEIKNSFNPEAQVFMPISEPPSGASPTSSSPSPPFGQSASVSPTFMPRSTQPLTFTTATFAATKFGSTKMKSSGRNGGGGAGSGKVARTSPTNLGLNVNNLLKQKAISTSMHSLYGLGLGAPQQQQQQQQQQQQPKPSALSPNAKEFVFPSLQGQGSPSAVFPGDGSLSLGPLPYNNAFDVFAAYGGLNEKSLMDGLNFSLNNMQYSNQQFQPVMAN